A single Sphingomonas kaistensis DNA region contains:
- a CDS encoding response regulator, which yields MTITVPKEVLVVEDEPFVRMVAADALTERGIMAWEAGDAGEALQVLSEHPNIGLVFTDVNMPGDMDGLGLAHEVNRLRPDVCLIVTSGAVSVADEELPDSGRFLPKPYPTGRLVQIVEEQLDGPFHEKGG from the coding sequence ATGACCATTACAGTTCCCAAAGAGGTCCTCGTCGTCGAGGACGAGCCATTCGTCAGAATGGTCGCCGCCGACGCGCTGACCGAGCGTGGGATCATGGCCTGGGAGGCAGGGGACGCCGGCGAGGCGCTTCAAGTCCTTTCCGAGCATCCGAACATCGGCCTCGTTTTCACCGACGTGAACATGCCGGGCGACATGGACGGGCTCGGCTTGGCGCACGAGGTCAATCGTCTCCGCCCGGACGTCTGCCTGATCGTCACGTCAGGCGCGGTCTCCGTGGCAGACGAAGAACTGCCCGATAGCGGCAGGTTCCTGCCCAAGCCCTATCCGACCGGGAGGCTGGTCCAGATCGTCGAAGAACAGCTCGACGGCCCCTTCCACGAGAAAGGCGGCTAA
- a CDS encoding FG-GAP-like repeat-containing protein codes for MYLQSGSADTLSISPTSTVWSVDRIANYLAFGYWGGSKRAWDLSTGARTIWFDVSALTPSGQAHARAAFDLWADVTGIRFVDMPGSGGTFGIKFDDSEEGAFTGTTYSFGRIQSATINISTSWISGSSGNLNSYAFQTYLHEIGHALGLGHAGDYNETASYSVDADYLNDGWPVTIMSYFDQRENSYYRDFSFTFNYVMTPQVADIAAMALLYGMPTSTRLGDTVYGFNSTAGRAVFDATKYSSGSYTIIDSGGADTLDYSGFSANQSIDLRSGNFSNIGGSVGNVSIAIGTIIENAIGGSGFDRISGNDVANRLDGGAGNDVIEGGAGDDTLLGGAGADFLSGGVGADTLVGGDGADIFSDRVVNLNGDTIADFARSDTIVLTDANPTAFRFSLVGNLLSFTGGSLAFGAALNGPLTLKAAASGGVELTLSTQFASGSGILVNNFAVGAGGWSSQNLYPRHIADVNGDGFSDIVGFGQSGILVSFGSANGSFSGAAVVLADFGQASGWTSDNQFHREMVDVNGDGRADIVGFGYAGTLVSLARADGTFAGPITGIANFGIDQGWASQNGFARTTGDVNGDGKADLIGFGYAGTLVALGNGDGTFQAAKYGIIDFGVDQGWSSDNSFHRTVADVNGDGKDDIIGFGFAGALLALSKGDGTFETVKFAASDFGRNQGWTSQDSFTRTVADVNGDGFADVVGFGIAGTYVAYGKANGTFSASSLDILNFGANQGWTSDDIFHRELADINNDGRIDIVGFGQAGVIGGFNQGHWLA; via the coding sequence ATGTATCTGCAATCCGGGTCGGCAGACACCCTTAGCATTTCTCCCACCTCGACCGTCTGGAGCGTGGATCGGATCGCCAATTATCTGGCGTTCGGTTACTGGGGCGGAAGCAAGCGCGCCTGGGATCTTTCAACCGGCGCGCGGACCATCTGGTTTGATGTCTCGGCGCTGACTCCAAGCGGACAGGCGCACGCCCGGGCCGCCTTCGATCTTTGGGCGGATGTCACCGGCATCCGCTTCGTCGACATGCCGGGAAGCGGCGGAACCTTCGGGATCAAGTTCGACGACAGTGAAGAGGGTGCCTTCACTGGGACCACCTACTCGTTCGGCCGCATTCAGTCGGCGACCATCAACATCAGCACTAGCTGGATTTCGGGAAGCAGCGGCAACCTCAATAGCTATGCCTTCCAGACGTATCTGCACGAGATCGGCCATGCGCTGGGGCTTGGGCACGCCGGCGATTATAATGAAACCGCGTCCTACAGCGTCGATGCCGATTATCTGAACGACGGTTGGCCCGTGACCATCATGTCGTACTTCGATCAACGCGAGAATTCTTATTATCGCGATTTCAGTTTCACGTTCAATTATGTCATGACGCCGCAAGTGGCGGATATCGCCGCCATGGCGCTGCTCTACGGCATGCCGACATCGACCCGGCTTGGCGACACCGTCTACGGGTTCAATTCCACCGCCGGACGCGCGGTGTTCGATGCGACGAAATACAGTTCCGGTAGCTACACCATCATCGATAGCGGCGGCGCCGATACGCTCGATTATTCGGGCTTTTCGGCAAACCAGTCGATCGACCTGCGATCCGGAAATTTTTCCAACATCGGCGGAAGCGTCGGGAATGTGTCGATTGCGATCGGCACCATCATCGAGAATGCGATCGGGGGAAGCGGCTTTGATCGCATCTCCGGCAACGATGTCGCCAACCGGCTGGACGGCGGGGCAGGTAACGACGTCATCGAGGGCGGCGCGGGCGACGACACCTTGCTTGGCGGTGCCGGGGCCGACTTCCTCAGCGGCGGGGTGGGGGCCGACACGCTGGTCGGCGGCGACGGCGCGGACATTTTCAGCGATCGGGTGGTCAATCTGAACGGGGACACGATCGCCGATTTCGCGCGGTCGGATACGATCGTCTTGACCGATGCCAATCCCACTGCCTTCCGGTTTTCGCTTGTCGGCAACCTTCTGAGCTTCACCGGCGGAAGCCTTGCTTTCGGCGCCGCCCTCAACGGTCCTTTGACCTTGAAAGCGGCTGCGAGCGGCGGCGTCGAACTGACGCTATCGACCCAGTTTGCAAGTGGAAGCGGAATCCTCGTCAACAATTTCGCGGTCGGCGCTGGCGGCTGGTCGAGCCAGAACCTTTATCCTCGCCACATCGCGGATGTGAACGGCGATGGGTTCAGCGACATCGTCGGGTTCGGCCAGAGCGGCATCCTAGTGTCCTTCGGATCGGCCAACGGCAGCTTCTCCGGGGCGGCCGTGGTTCTGGCGGACTTCGGCCAAGCGTCAGGCTGGACCAGCGACAATCAATTTCACCGCGAAATGGTCGATGTGAACGGCGACGGCCGCGCCGATATCGTCGGCTTCGGTTATGCCGGGACGCTGGTGTCCCTCGCCAGGGCCGACGGCACCTTTGCCGGTCCGATTACGGGCATCGCCAATTTCGGCATCGACCAGGGATGGGCCTCGCAGAACGGCTTTGCGCGAACCACCGGCGACGTGAACGGCGACGGCAAGGCCGACCTCATCGGCTTCGGCTATGCCGGTACGCTTGTTGCACTCGGCAACGGAGACGGCACGTTCCAGGCCGCCAAGTACGGCATCATCGACTTCGGCGTCGACCAGGGCTGGAGCAGCGACAATTCATTCCATCGCACCGTCGCGGACGTCAACGGCGACGGCAAAGACGATATCATCGGCTTCGGCTTCGCGGGCGCGCTGCTCGCCTTGTCGAAGGGCGATGGGACCTTTGAAACGGTCAAGTTCGCGGCGAGCGACTTCGGCCGGAACCAGGGCTGGACAAGCCAGGACAGCTTTACGCGCACCGTCGCAGACGTGAATGGCGATGGCTTCGCGGACGTCGTCGGGTTCGGCATCGCCGGCACTTACGTCGCTTATGGCAAGGCGAACGGGACCTTCTCGGCGTCGTCGTTGGACATCCTGAATTTCGGCGCCAACCAAGGCTGGACAAGCGACGACATATTCCACCGTGAGCTTGCCGACATCAACAATGACGGCAGGATCGACATTGTTGGATTCGGCCAAGCGGGAGTTATCGGAGGCTTCAATCAAGGCCATTGGTTGGCTTAG
- a CDS encoding HWE histidine kinase domain-containing protein, with protein sequence MLNQDRVDLTNCDREPIHILGAIQPIGFLLALSADWMVARASANVGDYLGYTPEQLIGEPLSAFLSAKVVHDLRNRTAMLRGPDATERMFGCVLREGGKPFDISIHFSNGQVVIECEPSSGEQSDASGTVRSMISRLDQCADIQTFFREGARQVRALIGFDRVMVYRFAPDGSGEVVAEAVRGGIGKFHGLRYPASDIPVQARKLYERNLLRVIADVNAEAVPIVPTLDEHGTPLDLSLSTLRSVSPIHIEYLKNMGVDASLSISILVDGKLWGLFACHHYSPRCPSFERRSITELFAQMFSMRLESFERQATVLYERRARDISDQLLGAVASDETLLKDPDWLGDILTSAIPADGVGVWINGSFAFSGMTPEGDDFRRIVRALNGTASGKVYATDHISSLVEGAEEFSSLAAGLLAIPISRAPRDYVVLFRSELVRSVRWAGDPHKPVEFGPNGPRLTPRESFAEWKELVRGRSQPFSPSEVRVAETLRATLIEVVLRLADDASAERQRASARQELLIAELNHRVRNILGVIRGLIRQSQPSDPAVKEFVSLVDGRIHALARAHNQITDDHWGPAPLRALIDAEARAYIEPVERIMVSGEPVMLNPQAFSTMALVLHELITNSTKYGSLSADGQVSIEWDRNDSGDLVLTWQERGGPPVSPPTRKGFGTTIISKSVPYDLGGSASVDYAPEGVSASFRIPARHVSEQPKTIAGAPIRYPRPSIGHPTEPPEKMLTGMDVLLVEDSLIIALDAEDVLQRLGAENITTAATVDVALDAIDARRPAIAMLDINLGDRNSFPVADRLLELGIPFLFATGYGEQAQLPMEHRNQIIVQKPYTLENVARAVRVMVGTDARSGA encoded by the coding sequence TTGCTTAACCAAGACCGGGTCGACCTGACCAACTGCGATCGCGAACCGATCCACATCCTCGGCGCGATCCAGCCCATCGGCTTTCTGCTCGCGCTGTCGGCGGACTGGATGGTGGCGCGCGCATCGGCGAATGTCGGCGATTATCTGGGGTACACGCCCGAACAGCTCATCGGCGAACCGCTGTCCGCATTCCTGTCGGCCAAAGTCGTCCACGATCTGCGCAACCGGACGGCGATGCTTCGCGGCCCCGACGCTACCGAGCGGATGTTCGGCTGCGTCCTGCGGGAAGGCGGCAAGCCGTTCGACATTTCGATCCATTTTTCCAACGGTCAGGTGGTGATCGAGTGCGAGCCCTCGTCGGGTGAGCAGAGCGATGCCAGTGGCACCGTGCGCTCGATGATCTCCAGACTCGATCAATGTGCCGACATCCAGACATTCTTCCGGGAAGGGGCGCGGCAGGTCCGGGCGCTGATCGGTTTCGACCGGGTCATGGTCTACCGGTTTGCGCCCGATGGCTCGGGCGAAGTCGTGGCCGAAGCGGTTCGCGGCGGCATCGGCAAGTTTCACGGCCTTCGCTATCCGGCAAGCGACATTCCCGTTCAGGCCCGCAAGCTGTACGAACGCAATCTTCTTCGCGTGATTGCTGACGTCAATGCTGAAGCGGTGCCCATCGTGCCGACGCTCGATGAGCATGGCACGCCGCTCGACCTGTCCCTGTCGACGCTTCGATCGGTGTCGCCGATCCATATCGAATATCTCAAGAACATGGGGGTCGATGCCTCCCTGTCGATTTCGATTCTGGTCGACGGCAAACTGTGGGGCCTGTTCGCATGCCACCATTATTCGCCGCGCTGCCCGTCGTTCGAGCGGCGTTCGATCACCGAGCTGTTCGCGCAGATGTTTTCGATGCGTCTCGAAAGCTTCGAACGGCAGGCGACCGTTCTGTACGAGCGGCGCGCCCGCGATATCTCCGATCAACTGCTGGGCGCCGTCGCATCGGACGAGACTTTGCTCAAGGATCCGGATTGGCTGGGCGACATCCTGACCAGCGCCATTCCGGCGGACGGCGTCGGCGTGTGGATCAACGGAAGCTTCGCGTTTTCGGGCATGACGCCGGAAGGCGACGATTTCCGGCGGATCGTTCGGGCGCTCAACGGAACCGCTTCGGGCAAGGTCTATGCGACCGATCATATCTCCTCGCTGGTCGAGGGGGCGGAGGAGTTTTCGTCCCTCGCGGCAGGGCTTCTCGCCATTCCGATTTCGCGTGCGCCGCGCGATTATGTCGTGCTGTTCCGCTCCGAACTCGTCCGTTCGGTCCGCTGGGCTGGCGATCCCCACAAGCCCGTCGAATTCGGTCCCAACGGCCCGCGCCTGACTCCGCGCGAAAGCTTTGCCGAGTGGAAGGAGCTCGTGCGCGGACGCTCGCAGCCCTTTTCACCATCCGAAGTACGCGTCGCCGAAACCCTCCGCGCCACGCTGATCGAGGTCGTGCTGAGGCTTGCCGACGATGCCTCGGCGGAAAGGCAGCGGGCCAGCGCCCGGCAAGAGCTGCTGATTGCCGAGCTCAATCACCGGGTTCGCAATATCCTTGGCGTGATCCGCGGGCTCATTCGCCAGTCGCAGCCTTCCGACCCGGCGGTCAAAGAATTCGTGTCGCTGGTCGATGGGCGCATTCACGCCCTTGCCAGAGCGCACAACCAGATCACGGACGATCACTGGGGCCCGGCGCCCTTGCGTGCCCTGATCGATGCCGAAGCACGCGCCTATATCGAGCCGGTCGAACGGATTATGGTGTCGGGGGAGCCGGTCATGCTCAACCCGCAGGCCTTTTCGACGATGGCGTTGGTGCTGCACGAGCTGATCACCAATTCGACCAAATATGGCAGCTTGTCCGCTGACGGGCAGGTTTCGATCGAGTGGGATCGCAACGATTCCGGCGATCTGGTCCTGACCTGGCAAGAGCGCGGCGGTCCGCCAGTGTCGCCGCCGACGCGCAAGGGGTTCGGGACCACCATCATCAGCAAGTCAGTTCCTTACGATCTCGGTGGGTCCGCCAGCGTCGATTATGCGCCGGAAGGGGTGTCGGCCTCGTTCCGCATCCCCGCCCGCCATGTGTCGGAGCAGCCGAAGACGATTGCAGGAGCGCCCATTCGCTATCCAAGGCCGTCGATCGGCCACCCGACCGAGCCGCCCGAGAAAATGTTGACGGGCATGGACGTTCTCCTGGTCGAAGACAGCCTGATCATCGCGCTGGATGCGGAAGACGTCCTGCAACGTCTGGGCGCGGAGAACATCACCACGGCCGCCACGGTCGACGTCGCGCTGGACGCCATCGACGCCCGCCGCCCGGCCATCGCCATGCTCGACATCAATCTTGGTGATCGCAACAGTTTCCCGGTGGCGGATCGATTGCTGGAGCTCGGCATCCCGTTCCTGTTCGCGACGGGCTATGGCGAGCAGGCGCAATTGCCGATGGAGCACCGCAATCAGATCATCGTTCAGAAGCCCTATACGCTCGAGAACGTCGCGCGGGCGGTGAGAGTGATGGTCGGGACGGATGCTCGGTCGGGGGCCTAA
- a CDS encoding methyltransferase domain-containing protein: MHDTAFQIGALAMDIYVDLAKASVLEIGSQAFNGSLRSRALPGTHYVGIDMEEGDGVDLVVQPAHPFPVEDGSFDFVFATSVFEHDPSFWVTFLEMCRATKDGGFIYINVPSNGVVHGYPEDNWRFYPGAGKALARWANSQGHHVTLIESFVAERQNDIWNDFVAVFRKGRITKLQPATFLHEHVPSFNVITWRAETIMRPRDETEDRILLVQASEKVAEAEGRVSELRSTVEDKTREIDELGATIQGLREQETASTTRIADLEQKLAEFDAVRAALASRDSELLQRQEEIQQTRDELIRAKRAFSDSETDAERLRSRLARVDDELSATLKLMDQTEARLKGQNEQLEGLRESYDQLRNEMLTYQAEAASYRSRWDHEVPALNDRLHRAESRAEVAEGAMDERFRELGILTGLLREHEARLAELQEYVEWNDQVRTLLAHQPAWWSLMPASWRAERINRDLRAANLFDHRAYYDKYPDVEAAGLDALEHYCRHGINEGRTRTF; the protein is encoded by the coding sequence ATGCACGATACTGCCTTTCAGATCGGCGCTCTTGCGATGGACATCTATGTCGACCTGGCCAAGGCGTCTGTTCTTGAGATCGGGTCGCAGGCGTTCAATGGCTCGCTTCGCAGTCGTGCGCTTCCGGGCACTCATTATGTGGGGATCGACATGGAGGAGGGCGACGGCGTCGACCTTGTTGTCCAACCCGCCCACCCATTCCCGGTCGAGGATGGGTCGTTCGATTTCGTCTTCGCGACCTCCGTTTTCGAGCATGACCCCTCCTTCTGGGTGACGTTCCTGGAAATGTGTCGCGCGACCAAGGATGGCGGTTTTATTTATATCAACGTGCCGTCAAACGGCGTCGTGCACGGATATCCCGAGGACAATTGGCGCTTTTATCCGGGCGCGGGCAAGGCGCTGGCGCGATGGGCCAATTCGCAGGGTCATCATGTTACGCTGATCGAAAGCTTCGTCGCCGAGCGTCAAAACGACATCTGGAACGATTTCGTCGCTGTTTTCCGCAAAGGGCGCATCACCAAGCTGCAGCCTGCGACCTTTCTGCATGAGCATGTGCCAAGCTTCAACGTCATCACGTGGCGCGCCGAAACCATTATGCGCCCGCGGGATGAGACAGAAGATCGCATCCTCCTCGTGCAAGCGTCCGAGAAGGTCGCGGAAGCCGAAGGGCGCGTTTCCGAACTTCGCTCGACGGTCGAGGACAAGACGCGCGAAATCGACGAGCTTGGCGCCACTATCCAGGGCTTGCGCGAGCAGGAGACTGCCTCGACGACGCGGATCGCCGATCTCGAGCAGAAGCTCGCCGAGTTCGACGCCGTCCGCGCCGCTCTGGCTTCGAGGGACAGCGAACTTCTTCAGCGGCAGGAAGAAATCCAGCAAACACGCGACGAACTCATTCGAGCAAAGAGAGCTTTCTCTGATAGCGAGACCGATGCCGAACGCTTGCGCAGTCGCCTGGCAAGGGTCGATGACGAGCTTTCTGCGACCCTCAAGCTCATGGATCAGACCGAGGCGCGGCTCAAAGGACAGAATGAGCAGCTAGAAGGCCTGCGAGAATCTTATGATCAGCTTCGGAACGAGATGCTGACGTATCAGGCCGAGGCCGCTTCCTATCGGAGTCGTTGGGACCACGAGGTGCCGGCGCTGAATGATAGGCTTCATCGGGCCGAAAGTCGCGCCGAAGTCGCCGAAGGGGCGATGGATGAGCGCTTTCGCGAGCTGGGCATCCTGACCGGCTTGTTGCGGGAACACGAAGCACGCCTTGCCGAGCTGCAGGAGTATGTGGAGTGGAACGACCAAGTCCGTACTCTGCTCGCTCATCAACCTGCCTGGTGGAGTTTGATGCCGGCGTCGTGGCGTGCCGAGAGGATTAATCGCGACCTACGCGCTGCCAATCTGTTTGATCATCGCGCTTATTACGACAAGTATCCGGACGTCGAAGCCGCCGGTCTCGATGCGCTAGAGCATTATTGTCGTCATGGGATCAACGAAGGTCGGACGCGAACCTTTTAA
- a CDS encoding class I SAM-dependent methyltransferase: MSSRADYQKRRFALLRDTIDIPNCVGLEIGACDLPTVPREAGQCRYADFRSADEMITAWDLPPETVCHVDYLLSRHRPPNEQIADRFDYVVACHVLEHIADPISYLQSLQRLLKDGPGKVIFITLPDKRATPDATRPSTTVEHLLACHHERSTKPSFEAILEFHRHWVGYANGGTKPLALAQAYAHAAEYFKTDDADAHCNVWRDFEFRDQVEELAEAGFLPGLRISLFEPFFVGTNEFAIALKTIA, translated from the coding sequence ATGAGTTCACGCGCTGACTATCAGAAAAGACGCTTCGCCCTTTTGAGAGATACAATCGATATTCCGAATTGCGTCGGGTTGGAAATCGGGGCGTGTGATCTTCCGACGGTCCCACGAGAAGCCGGCCAGTGCCGCTACGCCGACTTCCGCTCTGCTGACGAGATGATCACCGCGTGGGACCTTCCACCGGAAACAGTTTGCCACGTCGACTATCTTCTCAGTCGGCACAGACCCCCGAATGAACAGATCGCCGATCGATTTGACTACGTCGTTGCCTGCCATGTGCTCGAGCATATTGCGGACCCAATCTCGTACCTTCAGAGCCTGCAGCGCCTTTTGAAGGACGGGCCAGGCAAGGTCATTTTCATCACCTTGCCCGACAAGCGCGCGACACCGGATGCCACGAGGCCTTCGACCACGGTCGAGCATCTGCTCGCGTGCCACCATGAGCGGTCCACGAAACCGTCGTTCGAGGCGATCCTGGAATTTCACCGCCACTGGGTCGGCTATGCGAATGGCGGAACCAAGCCACTCGCGCTGGCACAAGCCTACGCCCACGCGGCCGAATATTTCAAAACCGACGACGCAGACGCGCACTGCAATGTGTGGCGGGATTTCGAATTTCGCGATCAAGTAGAAGAATTGGCAGAAGCCGGCTTTCTTCCCGGTTTGAGGATAAGCCTGTTCGAGCCGTTCTTCGTCGGCACCAACGAATTTGCAATTGCGCTCAAGACTATCGCCTAA
- the wecB gene encoding non-hydrolyzing UDP-N-acetylglucosamine 2-epimerase — protein sequence MFNSILLVVGTRPEAIKLAPLARALDALGLTPLIVLTGQHAQLDPVAFGFAAYPLLRLHCTARGDPRAHAEAVAAGLAPTLLGATRPDLVIVQGDTSSALGGALAATAAGVPLAHVEAGLRSHDLAMPWPEEGNRVDIDRLSHLLFAATEENAANLAAEGVTGDVHVTGNTAIDALFDILAGLPPRLESHGLPRLLVTCHRRENWGTAFTPIGLALIELARLPYLRIEFVLHSNPAVAASARLLLGGHPRIKLLSPLDHHAMVAAIRSAHILLSDSGGIQEEAPALGIPLLVLRSTTERPEGISAGNSLLVGSDRDEIVRQVHRLLGDDSAYRAMAVPALPFGDGKSAPRIAALCEQWLARQPRPDRALTA from the coding sequence GTGTTCAATTCCATTCTGCTGGTCGTCGGCACGCGTCCCGAAGCGATCAAGCTTGCGCCGCTTGCGCGGGCTCTGGACGCGCTCGGCCTGACGCCGCTGATCGTCCTGACCGGTCAGCATGCTCAGCTCGACCCCGTGGCCTTCGGCTTTGCCGCTTACCCTCTGCTCCGCCTCCACTGCACCGCGCGAGGCGACCCGCGCGCGCATGCCGAAGCGGTCGCCGCCGGGCTTGCTCCAACCTTGCTGGGTGCCACCCGGCCGGACTTGGTGATTGTCCAGGGCGATACGTCCAGCGCGCTGGGCGGAGCGCTTGCCGCCACTGCCGCCGGCGTCCCCCTCGCGCATGTCGAAGCGGGCCTGCGCAGCCACGACCTCGCCATGCCCTGGCCGGAGGAAGGCAACCGGGTCGACATCGATCGCTTGTCGCACCTGCTGTTCGCCGCGACCGAGGAAAACGCCGCTAATCTCGCCGCGGAAGGCGTGACGGGTGACGTCCACGTGACCGGCAACACCGCCATCGATGCGCTGTTCGACATTCTTGCTGGCTTGCCACCACGGCTGGAAAGTCACGGACTGCCTCGGCTGCTGGTGACATGCCACCGGCGGGAAAATTGGGGAACGGCCTTCACGCCGATCGGTCTTGCCCTGATCGAGCTTGCGCGTTTGCCCTACCTCCGCATCGAGTTCGTGCTTCACAGCAACCCCGCCGTCGCGGCTTCGGCGCGGCTGCTACTCGGCGGCCATCCGCGGATCAAATTGCTCTCGCCGCTCGACCACCATGCCATGGTCGCCGCGATCCGTTCCGCGCATATCCTGCTGAGCGACTCCGGCGGCATTCAGGAGGAAGCCCCGGCGCTTGGGATACCCTTGCTGGTGCTTCGCTCGACTACCGAGCGACCGGAAGGGATCAGCGCCGGCAACAGCCTGCTGGTCGGCAGCGATCGCGACGAAATCGTCCGCCAGGTCCACCGATTGCTCGGGGACGACAGCGCCTACCGCGCGATGGCGGTGCCGGCCCTTCCGTTCGGCGACGGCAAGTCCGCGCCCCGGATCGCCGCCCTGTGCGAACAATGGCTTGCACGCCAGCCCCGCCCTGACCGGGCCCTGACCGCCTGA
- a CDS encoding NADH dehydrogenase ubiquinone Fe-S protein 4 — MPTARIIETDRKTTQSGRAKAGKWTLEFENDRAQRHDPLTGWVGNAITATQVRLAFATKEQAIAYAEKHGFAYHVVPAPPVKLKLQAYADNFR; from the coding sequence ATGCCCACCGCCCGCATCATCGAAACCGATCGCAAGACCACCCAGAGCGGCCGCGCCAAGGCCGGCAAGTGGACACTCGAGTTCGAGAACGACCGGGCCCAGCGGCACGACCCGCTGACCGGCTGGGTCGGCAACGCGATCACCGCCACGCAGGTGCGCCTCGCCTTCGCGACCAAGGAACAGGCGATCGCCTATGCCGAGAAGCACGGCTTCGCCTATCACGTCGTTCCTGCGCCGCCGGTGAAACTCAAGCTGCAAGCCTACGCTGACAATTTTCGTTAA